Below is a window of Desmonostoc muscorum LEGE 12446 DNA.
CAAACCAAGGAAATTATCAAACTGCCTATGAGTTTGGTAAGTTAGCACTAAAACTCGATCGCCACTTCAATAATAGCCAATTTATTCCGAAGACAAATAATATTTTTGCACACACTATTAATCCATATCATCAACATTTAAAAACTAATTTATCCATCTCTAGACAATCATTCCAAGTGTCTCAAGAAACTGGGAATTTGGTGTTTGGTGTTTGGGCGGTTTCGTTTTATATTTGGGCGATGTTAATTAAAGGCGATCGCCTGTCAGATGTCTATGCCGAAACCGAGAAATATCTGAGCTACGTTCAACAAGTAAATGATGTCAATATGCTGTATGCATTTACTTTACAGCGGCAGTTTCTTTTGAACTTACAAGGCATCTCAAAAAACACCGATTTATTGGATAATGAAAATGACCAAGATATTCCCTACATAGAAGTTTGGAGACAAAAGCATAACTTTGAGCATGGAATTAATTGGTACTGTTTTCTCAAAATACAGTTATCGTACATTTATGGCCGCTATGGTGATGCAATTCAAGCGGCAGAAGAAGCTAAGAATACCTTGCCTTCTAACTCTGGTTTCTTCCCAATTATTCAATATCATTTTTATTATCCACTGACTTTGGCAGCAGTTTATCCCAATGCGACATCAGATGAGAAAAAGCACTATTGGGAAATTATGCAAGAACATCAACAAATCCAGAAAAACTGGGCGAATAATTGCCCAAAAAACTTTCTGCATAGATACCTATTGCTATCTGCGGAAATGGCAAGAATTTCTGGCAAATATATGAACGCCATCGAATTATACGATCGCGCCATTGCCAAAGCGAAGAAAAACGAATACCTCAACGAAGAAGCACTTGCCAATGAACTCGCAGCTAAGTTTTATTTAGAATGGGGTAAAGAACGCATTGCCCAAGAGTATTTGATTAATGCATACTATTGCTTTGCTCGTTGGGATGCTAAAGCTAAAATTGATGACTTAGAACAGCGCTATCCCCGACTGCTAGCCCCGATTTTACAACAAACGCGTTCACGAAGTGACTCTGAAAGAGTATCGCTCCTCACGCCCAATGACACCATCACAAGTACTGATAACTTTGCTACTTTACATCCAAGCATCAGCAAATCAGTCACTTCTAGTAGTAATGTATCATTCATGCTAGATATGACAACAGTTCTCAAAGCCTCTCAGACTCTCTCCAGTGAAATTGAACTCGAAAACTTACTTGCTAAACTGCTTTCTGTGGTGATTGAAAATGCTGGTGCAGATAAGTGTGTATTTCTATTGCTCAAAGAAGATAGATTAGTCGTTGAGGCGACTGCTGAAGTTGGGCAGCAATCAGCCGTGCTACAATCCATCCCTGTTGAGGATAGCACAGAGGTTCCTCGTAGCCTAATTTATGCCGTCAAACGCAATCTGCAACCTAGCGTCATTATTGATACAGCAATGTATTCGACGCTAATCGCCGATTCTTATATCATACGTCAGCAACCCAAAAGCCTGTTGTGTATGCCGATTCTCTACCAAGGCAAATTATTGGGGATTTTGTACCTAGAAAACAATTTGACTACTGGGGCGTTTACAAGCGAACGCGTGGAAATCCTGAATCTATTATGCACTCAAGTTGCAATCTCTCTGGAAAATGTTCGGCTGTATCAACAGGCACAAGATACCTTAAAAACCTTGGGGCAAACCGAACAATTTTTGCGGTTAATTATTGACAATATTCCCCAGTCTGTTTTTTGGAAAGACCGCAATAGTGTTTATTTAGGCTGCAACCGTAAATTTGCTGATGATTCGGGTGTAAAATCGCCGGAAAATGTAATTGGTAAAACCGACTACGATCTTTCTTGGACTCGTGAGGAGTCGGATTGGTATGTAGAATGCGATCGCCGTGTTATGGAGTCTGGACAAGCTGAACTCAATATTATCGAAACATTGCAGCAAGCAGACGGAAAACAAATCTGGTCGAATACAAACAAAATTCCCCTACGAGATAAAGAGGGAAACGTTTTTGGCATTCTTGGCACATGTGAAGATATCACCGAACGCCAGGAAGCAGAACAATTACTACAACATCAAAAACAACAATTACAACAAGCATTGCAAGAACTCCAAACAATGCAATTGCAATTAGTTCAGAATGAAAAAATGTCTGCCCTTGGGAATTTGGTAGCAGGTGTTGCTCATGAAATCAACAATCCGATTGGCTTTATTGCCGGGAATATTGAACCAGCGAAAGATTATATTAAAGATTTGTTTGGGCTAATTAACCTTTACCAAGAAAAATTTCCCCGTGCTGGCTCAGAAATTGAAGACGAAATCGAAGCGATGGATTTAAATTATTTACGCGAAGATTTACCTAAGTTATTGGATTCAATGAAATTGGGTGTTAGCCGTATCCGCAGTATCAGTAATAGTCTGCGAACCTTCTCGAGATCCGATCATGATTATAAAGTTCCTTTTGATATTCACGAAGGCATTGATAGCACTATTTTGATTCTGAGGCACCGTTTAAAAGCTAACGAAAACCGCCCTGGAATTGAAATAGTCAAAGATTATGGGCAATTACCTCCAGTGGAATGTTTTGCTGGACAACTCAATCAAGTTTTTATGAACTTGTTAGCAAATGCCATTGATGCACTTGAAGAATATAATACAGGACGGAGTTTAGAAGAGATTCTATCTAACCCTAATTGCATTACCATTCAAACCCGTGTAGCAAATTCAGGTAATCACGTTTTGATTAAGATTGCTGACAATGGCGTGGGGATGTCACCGGAAGTTAAACAAAAAGTATTTGACCATCTTTTTACTACTAAACCTGTAGGCAAAGGTACAGGATTGGGATTAGCGATCGCTCGTCAAATTATAGTAGAAGGACATGGCGGTTTACTCTCCTGTACTTCCGAACTTGGACGGGGCACAGAGTTTGTCATTCAAATTTCTATTCAAGAAACTTAAAAAGTAAAAAATCATCTTTATTTGGCATTTTCACTTTGGTATTTTTATTTTTTTAACTTGGTAACAAGCAAAGATGATATTTAAATTATGGAAAAAATGGTGGAAAATCAACCCAAAAATGTATGTTAAAACTGACAAAAATTATTACTTATTGAAATGGCGATCGCCTATCAAATTGTCGTAGAAAAACATGCAGGAAGTATTGAAGTTGATTCGACTCCAGGACGTGAGACAGAATTTACCATCCGTATTCCTTTAACAAGTAAGAAGTAATTTTTAATCCCAGACGCGATAAATCGCCGTCAAGACGAAAAATTGATTATTGTAGAGACGCGATAAATCGCGTCTTTGCGATGTAGAATTTTCATCAAAAAACCTTAACCGAACCGTATTGGAACCACATCTGTCGTAAGGGCACAGCAATGCTGTGCCCCTACCGCGTGGTCTATTGACCTGAAAATAGCTGTAACGTAAAATCTATGTCCCCCAAGGAACGGACGTTCCTTGCTAATAGCAAAAGTAATCTAAAGATTACTAAATATCCTTAAAAGCCTTTACTTTACTTTAGTAGACTTTAGCTAAAAGCCAAATAACTTTAGTTCCAGGTGGGTGACAAAGCCAACAGTTAAGCCATTTCTAACTTAAGTTGACACCAATGCATAGCGGTGCTGCCGTACAAATTTATGTAGCTCATGTAATTGTGAACCGTTATATACTTGAAGAAAGTTGATTCATAATTTAAGTCTCCTCTAGGGATTTACAAATAAAAAAACATTCAACTTTTATTGTGGGATGGGCGTCTTGCCCGCTCATTAGAAAGAGCAGACAAGATGTCCATCCCACAAGATTGGAAAATTTACTTATTGGTAATTCCCTGCACAACAGCTAAGACATCAACTCTCTGAGGTGATATGCTTTTAAAATTGCAACAAATTGTTGTTAAACCCGGTCAACAAATGTTACTCCAAAATATAAGTTGGCAGCAGTTAGAAAATATTTTAGAAGAAATGGGAGAAAGGCGTGCCGCACGTATTTCTTATAGTGATGGTTGGTTAGAAATTATGGTTCCTCTACCAGAACACGAAAAAGATAAAGAGCTTATTGGTGATTTAGTCAAAATATTGTTAGAAATACTCCAAATTGATTTTGAACCTTTTGGTTCTACGACACTTAAAAATGAGCGAATGCGGCAAGCAGTAGAGCCAGATACTAGTTTTTATATTCAAAATCAAGCTGCTGTCATTGGCAAAAATCGCATAGATTTAAATGCAGACCCACCCCCAGATTTAGCAATCGAAATTGATATTACTTCTCGCAGTCGATTTGATAATTATGCAATTTTGGGAGTTCCTGAACTTTGGCGACATACACAAAAAGGTTTAGAAATATCCTTACTCAAAGACGGAAAATATATCAAATCTGAATCTAGTCCTAATTTTCCTAATATACCAATTATTGAATTAGTTAATGAATATGTTCAGCAGTGTTTAACAATTGGCAGAAGTCAAGCTATGCGTAATTTTAGAAATTGGGTTAAAGATAATTTATAGCCATTGATATAGGAGAATTCAGAAGTCAGAAGTCAGAATGGGCTACGCCCCGCTACGCTAACAGAATTATAATCGGCTCTCTGCGTAGCTACCAGACATAGATAGTATACTTCACACTTCTTGAAATCTGCTGTAATTTGCATCCCATTTTGAATTCTGAATTCTGAATTCTGTATTTTTCTTGAGAAAGGCGATCGCTCATGACTACCGAAAACAACCCAACAGCCATTGTAGACTGGGAACACCCCACACCACCGACAGATTTAATTTTTGATGACGGAGAACCCTTGGAATCAAATCGCCACCGTATTGCAATGAATGTCCTGATTCGGTCATTGCAACAAGCTTGGGCTGACCGCAATGATTTCTTCGCTGGTGGTAATATGTTTATTTATTACAGCAGCGCCCAAGTATGTAACCAGGATTTCCGTAGTCCCGATTTCTTTGCTGTCCTGAATGTAGATGGGACTAATTCTCGTCAAGGTTGGGTAGTGTGGGAAGAAAACGGTCGTTATCCTGATGTGATTGTAGAATTAATGTCACCATCCACAGCCAAAATAGATCAGACTGTTAAGAAAAACCTTTACGAACAAACTTTTCATACCTCAGATTATTTTGTCTATGACCCCTTTGACCCGACTTCTTTACAAGGGTGGCATTTAGATCATAATCAGCAATATCAATCTTTAACACCGAATGAGCGTGGTTGGCTATGGTGTCAAAAATTAGGTTTATGGTTGGGAACCTATGAAGGAACAATAGACAGAGAAACGGCGATATGGTTGCGGTTTTATGATGTGGCTGGCAATTTGGTTTTGTTACCAGACGAAGCCGCTGCTTTCCAAGCACAAGCCGCTGCTGCAAGAGAGGAAGCCGCAGTTGCAAAAGCAGCTCGTTTAGCAGCTAGATTAAGAGAGTTGGGTGAAAATCCAGATATTTTGTGAGAGATTTTAGCTTTTTTCATTCGGCGAATCAAGCTAAATTTAAAAGCTTTACGTTCTCCTAACTTTTTTGGAAAAACTAGATGCGATCGCTATTTGGAAATATAGGAGTTGTAGATGAAAAGACAAGTAATTATTTATCCAGGAGAAGATGGTTACTGGGTGGTTGAATGTCCTAGTTTACCAGCTTGCATCAGTCAAGGAAAAACTAAAGAAGAAGCTGTTGTAAATATTAAGGAAGCTCTTGAATTATATATTGAGGTTTTAAAATAAGAAGGTAGGACTGTTGTAATTGAGTTAGTGTAAATGAAAAATTGAATGCGATCGCCATTTTCAAATCTCACAACAAACAAGTGCGATCGCCATTTTCAAATCTCACAACAAACAAGTGCGATCGCTATTTTGAAATTTCACAACAAACAAGGGCGATCGCTATTTTGAAATCTCAGAAAAAATAAGTGCGATCGCTATTTTCAAACCTCACAATAAATAAGTGCGGTCGCTACTAAGTAAAGCCGCACCATTCAAGTTTAATTAGTACAAGAATTACGGTCAAAGACAACTTCAATTAAGGGATTATAATTACAATCACGAGTTTTGCACCATTTTCCACAAAATAATACCCGCCACAATAAAAATAATGCTGACAAAGAGCATTACAACAAAAACTTCTGCATTACCTCTACTTAGTAAGTGATAAATTGCAACAAGAGCAAAAAATGCGACAATAGAAAAGCAAATCCCAGCAATTACCTGCCCTATCGTTTTCAGTACGGGATTATGGGTTTTTGGTGTCGTTGTTTGATTTGATGAAGAGGACTTTGACACAAAAGGTATCTCTAAACGATGATGTGGTTCTACTGATGGTGGAGCCTGAGAAATATTAGTTTTTGGTGTCGTTGTTTGATTTGGTGAAGAGGACTTTTGTCCAGAAAGTATCTCTCGAAGATGATGTGGTTGTACTGATGGTGGAGCCTGAGAAATAGGTGTGACTTCTTCTGCAATTAGTGTTGCTTCAATTGATTCCACATCTTGCCTGTTAAGTCCTAACATTTGTTGATAACGCTCCAAATCACCACGAGTGTAATCACTCAAAGGAAACTCTCTCTTAATCTCATCAACGAATGCCTGCTCATATTGCTGCAATTTTTCCTTGTACTCTTGATAAGGTTTTAAAACCTCAGCTTCAATTGCAGCAACTTCTTCAGGAAGCAATCCCAAATTGTCACGTTGGACATCTAATATTTTGCGACCAATACTAGGAATCTCGCCCCTACTAGCGTAATGCTCAACTTCTTTGCGATACCTCAGTTTTGGATCGCCAATTGGTGCTTTAGCCAAATGGATTTTGAATCCTTCTCTGAATGCAGAGATTCCTGGTCGCATCGCTGGAGATGCTTCTTGAACTTTCTTTTTGGCGTACTCATGCAACTCATCAACTGAAATCTCCCCATCGTTATCTTGATCTGCTGCACCTGTTTCAATACCTTCAATCAGATAACGGGTATAAATCGAAAGATTTTCTCCTGATTGCTGAAAAGAATACTGAGTCGCAGTGGAAGAACTTAGAACAACTCGCCCTTCCCCCCCCATTTCAACTTGAATATTAACAGAACCATCATCTTTAACTGACCAACCTTCTGGAAATGCCCCACTAAAGCAGCAATCAAGAATTACGACTTGTCGTTTAGAACGGCTTTCATTCATAATGTCGTGAATGAAACTGGCAGGAACAGCAGTTGATTTGATGAGCCGTCCTTGGGAATTTTTGCGAGTAAAACGAGTAGCTAGGTGAAGTTTGCTATTCTCATCTTTGATACCGTGACCGGAGAAATAAAGTACTACAAGGTCATCTTTGCTACGATCGCTAAACAATGTTTCGATCGCTTCGTGCATTTTCTGAGCTTCGGGATTCTCGAGCTTTTGAATGTTTGCTTCAGCAAAGCCCCCCATTTCTGGATGCTGTAAAACTTTAGCGATCGCCTGCACATCGTTAACTGAGGCTGGTAATGGGTTTAGACCAGGCTCATACTCACTGACTCCAATTAGCAAGGCTACCTTAGTCATTTTACTATCCTCTGTTTGAGATTTCTCAGCCTCGAGCTACAAACCTTTCGGCGGCTTCCAGCGCTGCTGTTAATTCTGCCTGACTGCTGGCTGTAATTTTCAGCTTTTTACCGTTGGCTTCTACTTCTAATTCAATCGGTTTGCCACCCAAGCGATCGCCCAAAAATCCTAATAATTTCTTAAAATTGGCTAGGCTTACCTCTGCCTGCAATACTCCCAGTAGGAAACCTCCTAAAGCCTTCGAGCCTTCTGGTATTTCTGTTACTGCTACGAGTTCAGCATTTTCTACATCCAAGTCTCTGACTTCTCGCAGCAGATTTCGTGTTTCCCGTTCTTGCTCTTCTGGATCTAGGTCTGGATTAGAAAGAGCGATGGTTAATTTGACGTTAGATTCAGAACTCATTTTCTAGCCTTTTAGGTTTTTAAGCAGTTGACAGTCTACTATTAAGTTCATATCCGCTATGTAAATTCCTGAAATTTATTCAAGATTTTTAGAAAAACTTTAAGACCTAAGCATTGACAGCAAATACCAAATATGGATGATTGGATTGAGAAACCACATCTTTCGTAGGGGCACAGCACTTCTGTGCCCTGAAACCCAGGGTCTATTTACCATCAAAGAATAATGAATAAAAGCCTGAAACGACCTATTTTGCAAATGCACACTATGATTAAGTTGTACAGTGCCTAAGTCCTAAAACTTCTAAAATTTAGGTAAAAATCAGTAGAGATAGGAGCGATCGCTCTAAAAAATAACTGCAAAATCAAAAAGGCAATACTTTTACAGTCTGCGAATTAGCAAACACCACAAATACAGCTATGTTTGCTCAATTTTATTAAAATTAAAAGGTTTACGACTCAGAAACTTAATTTACAAGTCACAAAAGCAGCTTTTCATGTCACAAAAGCTGCTTTTAAAGTCGCAAAAGCTACTTTTAAAGTCACAAAAGCAGCTTTTCATGTCACAAAAGCTGCTTTTAAAGTCGCAAAACTTGATTCACATCACAATTTACCCAATCCCCAGTCCCCAATCCCCAGTCCCCAATCCCCAATCCCCAATCCCCAATCCCCACTAACTCGAAGCACTAGTATAAAACCGCAATGCAAACCGCCAAAACCAAGTAGAAAGGAAAAATAACGCCACTGCCAATACTCCTGCACCCATCAACCAGCTAATTTCACCCCGACCTAGCATTGCTTGGGCTGGTATTGTCGTTAAAAAAGTCACTGGTACTACAAAGGTGAAGAAAAAACGGTAAGCAGTTGGATAAGCTGTAATTGGATATCTTCCTGCTTCTAATAAACTACGCAATACCTCAGTAACATTGTATATTTTCACGAACCATATAGTCATAGACCCCAGCATAAACCACAGGCTGTATAGAATTACCAAGCCAAAGAATAACGGCACTACACTGAGTAAATATTTGTCTATTCCTACACCAAGGCGTTGACCTGCGTAGCCAATAATGATGCAGCCAAAGATTAAATCGGGTAGTCCCCAAGGTGAAATGGTGTTAGTAGAAAGCCAAAACTGACTGCGAATTGGTTTCAATAATATAAAATCAAGAGTGCCTTCTTGCACATGGCGGACAATGCGATTTAGGTTCGGTGCGAGAAATGTGGCGGAAAATCCTTGCAGTAAGGTAAAAATTCCCAGAACTATTAAAGCTGCTTCCCATGACCAGCCAGCAAAAGTGTAGCCGGTGCGGTAAAACAAGAATAGCCCAAAGAGACTGCCAGCAAGGTTTCCCAGGCTGCTGAAGGTAGCTATGACAAAGTTGATGCGATACTCCAACTCAGCTGCGATCGCTGCACTCCAAAATAGTCTTAGTACTTTCCAATATCTTTGCATCTTGCACCCCCTGAGTTGATATAGACTTTAAAAATTACAAAAGAACTTCACATAAATTTAATATTACTTTTTATTCAAGAAAATTACAGAACGTTAAGATGTTGTGGATCTATCTATTCAAAGCTTAGAAATTTTATGCATTTAGATTTACCGCAACTGATTAAATCACTTGGCTACTTTGGGGTGTGGGCAATTGTTTTTGCTGAATCTGGGTTGTTAATTGGTTTTTTTCTCCCTGGGGATAGTTTATTATTCACTGCTGGGTTTATTGCATCTCAGAATTTACTGAACATTTGGGTTCTGATTTTTGGTGCTTTTGTTTGTGCAGTCTTAGGTGACAATGTTGGCTATTTTACTGGGCATAAATTTGGCAGAAGACTATTTCAGAAGGAAGATTCGTGGTTGTTTCATAAAAAACACATTGTGAAAACCCAAAATTTTTATGAAGAACACGGGAAGAAAACTATTGTTTTAGCGCGTTTTTTGCCAATTGTACGCACTTTCGCGCCCATTGTGGCGGGTATTGGTGCCATGCATTACCGCACATTTATGTCTTACAACTTAATTGGCGGCTTCGTTTGGACTTTTGGAATCAGTCTGTTAGGGTTTTTCTTAGGAAAAACCTTACCACCTGAACAAGTAGATAAGTACTTGTTACCGATTATTGGATTAATTATAGTTATTTCTTTAGTACCATCAATTATTCATCTGATCCAAGAAAATAGAGCAAATAAAGGTTGAAAATATGTGAAAATTCAGAATTCTGAATGGGCTACGCCCCGCTGCGCTAACAGGAGTCAGGAGTCAGAATTTAGAATTTAGAATTAAAGCATAAAGCGGCTTGGGTTTTGAAACTACTGGCAAGATTTTATGACTTCCTTAAACATCAACCTCTACCTATTTCTAGAAAACCTGATTTTTTTCGTCATTGCCACACTTTTTATTGTGGTTGTGAACTGGGGCTGGAAAAACACAAAAACCTATACTTTGCCTTTACCGTTTCCCGGCTGGTATAAAATTTGGTTTGGCTCAGTACAGGTATTAGGAATACTACTGCCATTAGTAGTGATGCTATTGTGGGGTGTATGGTGGAGCGATCGCACTGTCTTAACTGTGCTTGGTTGGTATTTTATTGTATTAGTGTTGCAAATTATTTCCGAGAGAGTCGCCCTGAGAGAGTTGCAAAATGTAGTATGGGTGATGGTTCCCTACATATATTTACCGTACCGCTTCTGGCAGTTATATGAGGGTTTAACAATCTTAGGCTCTGAAAGTAAGTTACTGTGGGTGCGATATTTATTAATTTTTCAACTAGTGCTGTGGATTGTCAATTACGCCATAGATGTGTCTCAATTGCCACGCCTGTTTCGCTGGGAAGTCGAACAAAAATAATTGGGGACTGGGCATTTTGTAGGGGCACAACATGTTGTGCCCCTACCCGTGTTCTCGTTTTGTGGCATGGCTTTTTACACCACTTCCATTCCTCTCCCTCACCCTCCCATCTCCACGTCTGTGCGTCAGCATAAATAATAAGTGTTTTAACGGTCATAAGTGTTAATAGGGTAACATAGTGGGCAAAAGTGTTAGCAGAGGCAGATAAGCGATCGCGATTATTCTATAATTGTTAGCTTGCCTAATAATTAGTAGAACATATTAAAACTTTCCTCATGAAAATTTGGAATGAACAACTAGGCGATCGCGTAAGTAAGATCATTTACCGCTATTTACCCGCCTTTCGTTGGCGTAATTTTCGCCTGTTTTTTGGGGGACAGTTACTATCCATGTCTGGGACATTTATGACTCAGCAGCTAACTATTCCTTGGCTGGTATACGATTTGACTCAATCAGCTTGGTTGTTAGGAGTTGCAGGGTTTGTGCAATTTTTACCTACGTTATTAGTGATTCCCTTTTCGGGCGTATTGTCCGATCGCTGGAGTCGTCGTGACTTGTTAATACTGGTGCAGATATTGGGAATTAGCGTTTCCTTGGCTTTAACGATTCTTACCTTTACGAATTGGATTACGTTTCCCATCCTATTGATACTCAGTGTTCTCAATGGTTTGCTCAAGGGATTAGATATGCCCGTGCGTCATACAATCGTCACCGAAACCGTAGACGATCGCGCTGATTGGAGTAATGCGATCGCCTTGAATTCAGTGATGTTAAGTTCCTCTCTAGTATTGGGGCCAGCTATGGGCGGGATTTTGATTGCTACGCTAGGGGTGAAATATTGTTTTCTCTACGATACCCTCAGCTATATCCCTGCCATCTTTACCCTGCTAGCGATTCGGCTTCAAGCCAGATCCATGCAGACCCTTACGAACTTTAGGGATACTTTGGAAAAAATGCGGGAGGGCTTTGAATATGTCTCCAAATTCCAGCCGATTAGAGCAATTTTATTAATGCTAGCCTTACATGGTTTAGTTGGGATGTCTCATGTCGCGCTCATGCCCATCTTTGCGGCTAAGATTTTAAATGGCGATGCGACTACAATGGCTCATCTCAGTACTTCAGCGCCGATTGGATCGTTGTTTGCCTGTTTGTATCTGAGTTTTAGGCGGGGGATTGCGGGCTTAGAGCGTTTGATCGTAGCCTCTCAAATCTCTATGGCGGTAAGTCTGATTTTCTTCTCACTATCGCGTCAAGTTTGGTTGTCAGTAATCATACTGGTGTTTGTAGGCTGCTTTAGCATCCTCAACATTACGAGTAGTAATATGATTATCCAAAACCTAGTTGCCGAGGATAAGCGTGGACGGGTGATGAGTTTTTATGCCCTTGCAATGGTGGGTACTATGCCCTTTGGGAATCTGTTAGCTGGAACTTTAGCGCAGAATTTTGGTGCGACTAATGCCTTGATTGTCTGTGCCAGTATGATTATCTTAGGTGCGCTATGGTTCTCTGCACAATTGCCAGTAGTCAGCCGTTGGATCGCTTACGAAACAAATCGTTTATCTAGTCGTTAGTCATTAGTTTTTCCCCGCGTCAGAGCGTCAGAGCGTCTTCCCCACTCCCCACTCCCCACTCCCTCAGTTAGATAATTGCTCAGAAACTCTCCAAAACCTGATAACGTCAAACAAAGGAAAATATTCTTCTGGACGTTAGAGCTTGAAAACGCGTTCTAATTACTGGCTACTGCTACCTTATATCCGACCCCAGTGGCGAACCATTACTAAGGGATTTATTGGCATTTTTGGATATGTGCTGGCAACATTAGTGTTAATCAATCTTGCCGGGAAATTGGCAATTCCCTTGGCACAAGGCAATGTAGTAGCCATCGTCCAAATAACAGGGATTTGTGCCTTAATCTTTCTTGTGAAAAGTTTGTTTGAATCTATACAAGATATGTACATGGCGAAAGCTGCTTTAAAAGTTGCTTTTCATCTCCGCCAACAAGTTTACACACATCTCCAAAAGCTAAATCTCAGTTATTTTGAAACAGCAAAAGCAGGTGATTTATCTTACCGCCTCACCGAAGATGTTGATCGGGTTGGTGAAGCGGTCAATAAAATATTTCACGACTTTATTCCCTGTGTTTTGCAGTTGGTAACAATTTTGATTTACATGATTTATCTGAATTGGCAACTGACACTAGCAACGGTGATAGTTGCACCACTAATGGCTATTTTAATCGGCTGGTTTAGCGAACAGTTACGCAAGCATTCTCTAAAAAGTCAAAATCGGGTGTCGGGTTTATCTGCTATCCTTTCGGAAATTTTTAACGGTATCCGTTTGGTACAAGCTTTTGCGGCGGAAAACTACGAAATTGCCCGGTTTGGCTATGAAGCAGAACGCGGTCTAAAAGCAAAATATTCAGCCGAAGGATTAAAAGCAATTCAGATTCCCATCGTGGGATTTTTGGCAGCCTCAAGTGCTTTATCTTTACTCATAGTGGGGGCGTGGCAAATTTCCCAAGACAATTTGAGAGTAGCCAATTTTTTTAGTTATCTAGCTGCGGCGGCGCTGTTAGTTGACCCCATTGGTCGCACTACTAATAACTACAACAAATTTCAGGAGGGTGAAGCATCTGTTAACCGGGTTTTTGAATTGATGGCAATTCAACCGACGGTGATAGAAAAACCAAATGCGATCGCCCTACCTCCAGTTGCAGGCCAAGTAGAATATAATCATGTTTCTTTTGGCTATCAACCCGGTGAATCCGTATTACAGGATATCAGTTTGTTGGTATCACCGGGTGAAGCGATCGCTGTTGTGGGTAGTTATGGTGCTGGTAAAACCACATTTGTGAATCTCTTACCCCGCTTCTACGATCCCGAAGTTGGTCAAATCTTAATTGACGGTATTGATATTCGGGATGTCAAGTTACATAGTCTGCGGCGACAAATTGGCATTGTTCCCCAACAAAGCATCATGTTTTCTGGAACAATTGCCCAAAATATCGCTTTTGGACAAGACTTTTTTGATATGCAAGCGGTGACAGCAGCTGCGAAAATTGCTAACGCCCATGAATTTATTAGCGAATTGCCAGAAGGTTATCGTACTTGGGTGGGCGAACGTGGGGTAAACTTATCTAGTGGACAAAGA
It encodes the following:
- a CDS encoding ABC transporter ATP-binding protein, whose amino-acid sequence is MKTRSNYWLLLPYIRPQWRTITKGFIGIFGYVLATLVLINLAGKLAIPLAQGNVVAIVQITGICALIFLVKSLFESIQDMYMAKAALKVAFHLRQQVYTHLQKLNLSYFETAKAGDLSYRLTEDVDRVGEAVNKIFHDFIPCVLQLVTILIYMIYLNWQLTLATVIVAPLMAILIGWFSEQLRKHSLKSQNRVSGLSAILSEIFNGIRLVQAFAAENYEIARFGYEAERGLKAKYSAEGLKAIQIPIVGFLAASSALSLLIVGAWQISQDNLRVANFFSYLAAAALLVDPIGRTTNNYNKFQEGEASVNRVFELMAIQPTVIEKPNAIALPPVAGQVEYNHVSFGYQPGESVLQDISLLVSPGEAIAVVGSYGAGKTTFVNLLPRFYDPEVGQILIDGIDIRDVKLHSLRRQIGIVPQQSIMFSGTIAQNIAFGQDFFDMQAVTAAAKIANAHEFISELPEGYRTWVGERGVNLSSGQRQRIAIARAVHLNPQILILDEATSALDSESEALVQEALERLMQNRTVFIIAHRLSTLRKCDRILVLEQGQIVELGTHEELLALEGSYARFYTQQFS